The segment TCGCGCCGCCGGCGAGCGCAAAATAGGCTCCCTTACCAGAGAATCATCAGCCCACAAGGACTTTACTCATGCGATATGCCCCCTGGGTACTGCTGGCCACGATGCTGTTCTCTTGCGTTGCCCAAGCCGACGAGAAACCCGCTGCCGCGGACGCCGACGGCTGGCAGACCATCTTCGATGGCAAGACACTCGATGGCTGGAAGGCCAACGAACTCCCCGAGAATTGGACCGTGGAAGACGGAGCAATCACCGGTCGCGGCAAGCGCA is part of the Pirellulales bacterium genome and harbors:
- a CDS encoding DUF1080 domain-containing protein; the encoded protein is MRYAPWVLLATMLFSCVAQADEKPAAADADGWQTIFDGKTLDGWKANELPENWTVEDGAITGRGKRSHLYYMGEEFENLEFKADVKINKGGNSGMYFRAAYGEGWPR